A portion of the Suricata suricatta isolate VVHF042 chromosome 11, meerkat_22Aug2017_6uvM2_HiC, whole genome shotgun sequence genome contains these proteins:
- the LRRC32 gene encoding transforming growth factor beta activator LRRC32 gives MSHQILLLLAVLTLGLATSQHRDKVPCKMVDKEALCHGLGLLQVPSVLPLDIELLDLSGNQLQRILALPLGFYTALRHLDLSSNEINFLQTGAFQALPHLEHLNLAHNRLAVGSVLSAPDLGLLPHVTSLDLSGNSLYSGLVEQLLGEAPALRTLSLAENSLTRLARHTFRGTPVLERLDLHSNVLMDIEDGAFEALPHLAHLNLSRNSLTCISDFSLQQLRVLDLSCNSIEAFQTAPEPRAEYQLAWLDLRENRLLHFPDLAALPNLIYLNMSNNLIRLPTGPPQGGEGLQAPSEGWSALPSSNPSQNSSIHPLSQLLNLDLSYNEIELVPEGFLEPLTSLRFLNLSRNCLRALEVRRAGFLPCLVHLDASHNTLETVELATRALGSLRTLLLQDNGLRALPAYTFASLARLQKLELQGNRLRPCGGPSEPGPSGCVAFSGLSSLRILNLADNGMEMLRPGAFLHTPLTELDLSANPGLDMAPGALVGLETSLEVLALQGNGLAILQVDLPCFRCLKRLNLAENRLSRLPAWTQAVSLEVLDLRNNSFSLLPGSAMGGLETSLRRLYPQGNPLSCCGNGWLAAQLHQGRVDVDATQDLTCRFGSQEEVSLSHVRPEDCEKGGLKNVNLIIILTFVLVSAVLLTTLATCCFVRRQKFTQQYKA, from the exons ATGAGCCACCAGATCCTGCTGCTCCTGGCCGTACTGACCCTGGGCCTGGCCACCTCCCAACACCGAGACAAGGTGCCCTGTAAGATG GTAGACAAGGAGGCCTTGTGTCATGGTCTCGGCCTGCTCCAGGTCCCCTCAGTGCTCCCGCTAGACATTGAGCTCCTCGATCTATCTGGAAACCAGCTGCAGAGAATCCTGGCCTTACCCCTGGGCTTCTACACAGCACTCCGGCACCTGGACCTGAGCTCCAATGAGATCAACTTCCTCCAGACAGGGGCCttccaggccctgccccacctggaGCACCTCAACCTGGCCCATAACCGCCTGGCGGTGGGCAGCGTGCTGAGCGCCCCTGACCTGGGCCTGCTGCCGCATGTGACATCTCTGGACCTGTCTGGAAACAGTCTGTACAGTGGCCTGGTGGAGCAGCTGCTGGGGGAGGCCCCTGCGCTGCGCACCCTCTCCCTGGCGGAGAACAGCCTGACTCGCCTGGCCCGCCACACCTTCCGGGGCACACCCGTGCTGGAGCGGCTGGACCTCCACAGCAACGTGCTCATGGACATCGAGGACGGTGCTTTCGAGGCGCTGCCGCACCTGGCCCACCTCAATCTCTCCCGGAACTCCCTCACCTGCATCTCTGACTTTAGCCTCCAACAGCTGCGTGTGCTTGACCTGAGCTGCAACAGTATTGAGGCCTTCCAGACGGCCCCAGAGCCCCGGGCTGAGTATCAGCTGGCCTGGCTTGACCTGCGGGAGAACAGACTGCTCCACTTCCCTGACCTGGCCGCGCTCCCCAACCTCATCTACCTGAACATGTCCAACAACCTCATCCGGCTCCCCACAGGGCCACCCCAGGGTGGTGAGGGCCTCCAGGCACCTTCTGAGGGCTGGTCGGCCCTGCCCTCCTCGAACCCCAGTCAGAACTCCAGCATCCACCCCCTCTCCCAGCTCTTGAATCTGGATTTGAGCTACAACGAGATCGAGCTGGTCCCTGAGGGCTTTCTTGAGCCCCTGACCTCCCTCCGCTTCCTAAATCTCAGCCGAAACTGCTTGCGAGCCTTGGAGGTGCGGCGTGCGGGCTTCCTGCCTTGCCTCGTGCATCTGGACGCCAGTCACAACACACTGGAGACAGTGGAGCTGGCCACCAGAGCCCTGGGGTCTCTGCGGACGCTGCTTCTACAGGACAATGGTCTGCGGGCCCTGCCTGCGTACACTTTTGCCAGCCTGGCCAGACTGCAGAAGCTTGAGCTGCAGGGGAACCGGCTCAGGCCTTGTGGGGGGCCCAGTGAGCCTGGCCCCTCAGGCTGTGTGGCCTTCTCTGGCCTCTCCTCCCTCCGCATCCTGAACCTGGCGGACAATGGGATGGAGATGCTCCGGCCGGGTGCCTTCCTCCATACACCGCTTACTGAGCTGGACCTCTCTGCCAACCCGGGGCTAGATATGGCCCCAGGGGCCTTGGTGGGCCTGGAGACCTCCTTAGAGGTCCTGGCCCTGCAGGGCAACGGGCTGGCCATCCTGCAAGTAGACCTGCCCTGCTTCCGCTGCCTCAAGCGACTCAATCTTGCCGAGAACCGCCTGAGCCGCCTGCCTGCCTGGACACAGGCTGTGTCACTGGAGGTGCTGGACCTGAGGAACAACAGCTTCAGCCTCTTGCCGGGCAGTGCCATGGGTGGCCTCGAGACCAGCCTCCGGCGTCTCTACCCGCAGGGGAACCCGCTGAGCTGCTGTGGCAATGGCTGGCTGGCGGCCCAGCTGCACCAGGGCCGTGTGGACGTGGATGCCACCCAAGACCTGACCTGCCGCTTTGGCTCACAGGAGGAGGTATCCCTGAGCCATGTGCGTCCTGAGGACTGTGAGAAGGGCGGGCTTAAGAATGTCAACCTCATTATCATCCTCACCTTTGTGCTGGTCTCTGCTGTCCTCCTCACCACTCTGGCCACCTGTTGCTTTGTCCGCCGGCAGAAGTTCACCCAGCAGTACAAAGCCTAG